The genome window CTGTAATGCTCATGCTTTGTTCTTTCAGCTTTCAGTGTTTCGCAATTTCATCTTTTCAAATGACGTCACTGACGTAGTGCGAGAAGCACGAAGATGGTAAATCGGAACGATTTGCCCGGAACGTAGTGAAGGGTGAGTGAAGCGGGTGCCCTTTGGGCGGCGAAAGGAACAATTCTATGAATGGCAGAAAGCCAAACAGTCGTTTTAGTTCTCTCGCAAAGTGCTGAGCACTGGCGGCAATCAATATCCGAGGCCGCACAATCAACAAACAACTTTGCGTCGCCATTATTCATCATCCATTAGTCATTAAATTTTATGAGTAAAATTTTAGTCACAGGCGGATCCGGTTTCATCGGATCGAATCTCGTTCGTCTTCTCGTAGGAGAAAAAGGCGAATCCGTCATCAACCTCGATAAGCTCACATATGCCGGCAACGCCGAGTCACTCGCCGACCTCGAAGGCAACCCGAACTATACCTTTGAGCAAGTCGACCTCTGTGATGCCGCAGCCCTCAACGCAGTCTTTGCAAAGCACCAGCCCGACACGGTCATGCACCTCGCCGCTGAGAGCCACGTCGACCGCTCCATCGACGGCCCCGGAGAGTTCATTCAGACCAACATCGTCGGCACTTTTAATTTACTTCAGGCAAGCTTAGCCTACTGGCGCAGCTTGCCTGAAGCAGTTCGAGTTTCGAGTTCGAGTGTGGAGTCTGACTCAGAGTCCGAGAGTAGTTCATTGCTCGAACTCGAAACTAGTAACTCGAACGACATGAAGAAATCGGATTTTCGATTTCTTCATGTGTCTACCGACGAAGTCTACGGCTCACTTGCATCCGACGCGCCTGGCTTCTCTGAAACGCACGCTTACGACCCGCATTCCCCGTATTCCGCATCTAAAGCTGCGTCCGATCACCTCGCACGCTCCTGGGCCGATACCTACGGCTTGCCAGTATTAGTCACGAATTGCTCAAACAATTACGGGCCGTATCAATTTCCAGAAAAGCTGATCCCTGTCGTCATTCTCAAATGCCTCCGCGGCGAACCAATCCCCGTTTACGGTAAAGGCGAAAACATCCGCGACTGGTTGTATGTGACCGACCACGCCGAAGCACTCTACACCGTCGTCACCAAAGGCCGAGTGGGCGAGACCTACAACATCGGGGGTAATAATGAGCGGACGAACCTGGAACTCGTTCAATCGCTCTGCCGATTAATGGATGAGTTGCATCCTAAGGATGCAAAGTTCGAGTCACAAGTTGCTAGTTCGAGCGATGCAGAAATCAAAGACTCACAACTCGAACAACCGCAGAGCGGTTCGCTCTCGAACTCTGTCAGTTACGAACGATTGATCACTTTCGTAACTGACAGACCCGGTCACGACATGCGCTACGCGATCGATCCCACGAAGATCCGCGACGAACTCGGCTGGGAACCCAAAGAAGACTTTGAAAGCGGTTTTCGTAAAACGGTAAAGTGGTATCTCGAGAATCGTCAGTGGTGGGAGTCTATCCTGGATGGTTCGTATCAGTTAGAGCGTTTGGGGGAAGGCTGATTAAGGATTGTTGATTGCGGATTAATGAAATCCAAATGATCATTGAGAGAATGAAGACACATCAAGACTTTGAAGAGATGGAAGTGTGGCAGGATGGCCAAGATCTGGCCGTTTCAGTTTATACTGATTTCGCAGCAGTGAAGGACTATTCGTTTTGTGATCAAATCAAGCGAGCAGCGGTTTCGGTCAGCAACAACATTGCGGAAGGAGCTGAGCGGGCCACGAACCCCGAGTTTGCCAGGTTCCTTGACATTGCAAAGGGATCTTCTGGTGAAGTGAGAAGTATGTATCGCCTCGCCCAGCGGTTGAAAATGATAGAGTTTCGGTCGTCGATGAACGCTGTGGACAATGTAAGAGTATTTCCCGTCAATTAGGGGGCTTTGCTAAATACCTTCGTCAGACTAAAAAGTAGGCCTTTCAGGAGTAAATAACCCGTCATCACTAATCCCTCATTGGGAATCTTGAATCAATAATCAGCTCTCCATCATTTGTAATCAGGAATCCCTAATCTTTAATCAATAATCTACGATCTTTATGAAAGGAATCATACTCGCCGGCGGTGCCGGCTCCCGCCTCCACCCAATCACACTTGCCGTATCGAAGCAGCTCATGCCGATCTACGACAAGCCGATGATTTATTATCCGCTGTCTGTCCTCATGCTGGCTGGGATTAACGAAATACTGATCATCACCACCCCTGAGGATCAGGCTGCCTTCAAGCGTTTGCTCGGCAATGGTTCTGAGCTCGGTTGCCGATTCGAGTATACCATTCAGGAAGTGCCCAATGGGCTCGCTCAGGCTTTCGTGCTTGGTAAAAAGTTTATTGGTGACGACAAGGTCGCCCTAGTGCTCGGCGATAATATCTTCTACGGTTCCGGTTTTGGTGAATTAGTGCGCCGCAATACCGATCCCGACGGTGCCGTCATTTTTGCCGCTCCGGTGCATGATCCTGAACGCTATGGTGTCGTCGAGTTTGACGATCAAAAGAATGCCATTTCTCTCGAAGAGAAGCCGGCCGAACCCAAATCAAATTTTGCCGTTCCTGGACTTTATTTCTATGATAATGACGTGGTTGAAATAGCCGAAACCATCGAGCCTTCTGCGCGTGGTGAATACGAGATTACAACAGTCAATCAAGTTTACCTTGAGCGTAAGATGCTGAAGGTCGGCGTATTCAATCGCGGTGTTGCATGGCTCGATACGGGCACGTTCGCC of Lentimonas sp. CC4 contains these proteins:
- the rfbB gene encoding dTDP-glucose 4,6-dehydratase, which gives rise to MSKILVTGGSGFIGSNLVRLLVGEKGESVINLDKLTYAGNAESLADLEGNPNYTFEQVDLCDAAALNAVFAKHQPDTVMHLAAESHVDRSIDGPGEFIQTNIVGTFNLLQASLAYWRSLPEAVRVSSSSVESDSESESSSLLELETSNSNDMKKSDFRFLHVSTDEVYGSLASDAPGFSETHAYDPHSPYSASKAASDHLARSWADTYGLPVLVTNCSNNYGPYQFPEKLIPVVILKCLRGEPIPVYGKGENIRDWLYVTDHAEALYTVVTKGRVGETYNIGGNNERTNLELVQSLCRLMDELHPKDAKFESQVASSSDAEIKDSQLEQPQSGSLSNSVSYERLITFVTDRPGHDMRYAIDPTKIRDELGWEPKEDFESGFRKTVKWYLENRQWWESILDGSYQLERLGEG
- a CDS encoding four helix bundle protein, yielding MKTHQDFEEMEVWQDGQDLAVSVYTDFAAVKDYSFCDQIKRAAVSVSNNIAEGAERATNPEFARFLDIAKGSSGEVRSMYRLAQRLKMIEFRSSMNAVDNVRVFPVN
- the rfbA gene encoding glucose-1-phosphate thymidylyltransferase RfbA, producing MKGIILAGGAGSRLHPITLAVSKQLMPIYDKPMIYYPLSVLMLAGINEILIITTPEDQAAFKRLLGNGSELGCRFEYTIQEVPNGLAQAFVLGKKFIGDDKVALVLGDNIFYGSGFGELVRRNTDPDGAVIFAAPVHDPERYGVVEFDDQKNAISLEEKPAEPKSNFAVPGLYFYDNDVVEIAETIEPSARGEYEITTVNQVYLERKMLKVGVFNRGVAWLDTGTFASLNEASTFVRVIEERQDTKIGCIEEVAYYSKFITSEQLMGLAEKYAKSGYGDYLKRVATL